The Salicibibacter halophilus DNA window CGTTAGTCGCTTTTCCTTTATATTGACGGGCGATTAATGCCTCCGCTTCATCTAAACCCGTCTTTAAGCTAATGCCTTTTAAAAGATCATGAATGTATTGACGACCGTGATCGGTCGCCAACGTGCAAGAAGCTTCCAAAATGACCCCGTGTTCCCGGTCCACTTCTGCTGTGATGGTCAATGAGTCAAAAACACTTTTGGCTGCCATCCCTTGCGGAAGTTTCGCGTGTCCGGCAATAAAACATGTATGTTCAGTCGCCATAATTATCTTCCCCTTGCTGTGCGAGGGTTGCAAGTGTCCGAACCATCACCCCGGTGCCGCCTTTGGGGCCTAATGGGGTCTCACGCTCTAAATATGCGGTGCCGGCAACATCCAAATGGATCCACGGAAGCCCATGAATGAATGAACCGATAAAAAGCCCTGCCGTAATGGTTCCTGCTTCACGTCCGGGAGCATTATTTAAATCGGCCACATCGCTGGAACGCACCATTTCTTCATAACGCGGATGGGTAGGAAAACGCCAAACATGCTCCCCTGCTTCTTCCGCGCTCTTTTCAAACACCTCATATAATGCATCATCATTGGATAAGGCCCCTGTCATGACGTCCCCCAATGCCACGACACATGCACCTGTAAGGGTTGAAATATCCACAATTTTACCCGCGCCCAAATGCCGTGCATAAGCTACGCCATCCGCAAGGATCAAACGCCCTTCCGCATCTGTGTTGTTCACTTCAATCGTCTGCCCATCAAACGTCTGCAGCACATCTCCCGGTTTCATTGCTGAACCATTAATGAGGTTTTCTGTTGCAGGAATGACAGCCATCACATTTTTTTGCGGTTGCATTTGGCCGATCGCCTCAAAGGCACCGAGCACAGCTCCCGCTCCACCCATATCCGATTTCATCGTTTTCATCCCATGGCCGGGTTTTATGGAGTATCCGCCGGAATCAAAAGTAATGCCTTTCCCGACGAATGCCAAAGGATTCCCCCACGTTTCTTCTCCTTGATAGCGCAAGATAATCATTTGCGCCGGTTGATCCGAACCGCGATTTACCGCAAGCAGCGCATGCATCCCCAAGGAACGCAGTTCATTAATATCCAGAATTTCAGCTGACACCTTCTCATGTCGGTTAGCCAGTGCTTCCGCTTCTTCTGCCAACGCGGCAGGCGTTAAATCATTGGCGGGGATGTTAACGAGTGTCCGTGCCAAATTCACTCCCTGGCCAAAGGCCCGCCCCTGATGGATGCCCGTTCGCACTGCTTCCGATTCGCCACTTTGAATGTAAATTGTATACGTAAAGTTCCGTTGCTCCTCTTTTTTTGTTTTATAAATATCAAAGCGATACGGTGCTGTTAATGCTGCGTCCGACCATGCCTGCGTGACGACTTCTTCATCGAAACCGGCCTCCTGGGCGCAAAAGGTATCCAACAAGACACCGACCTTCACCGCTTTTTGGTCATGTACAGCTTTCACCGCGGCACCAAAAGCATCCTTCAAGTCAGCAAATGTACGGTCGCCATCAGAGCCAAGTCCAACAAAGATCAACTGCTGAAGATGTTCTCCATCGTCTAAAACAGTCATGTTGGTCACTTCTGCTTCCTTTGATTTGATGGCTCCATCGGTCCATTGCTTGTTCAATGCCGCAACCATTGACTTGCTCCCTTTTTCCAATTCTTCCGGGAGTTCATCATCCTCTTCGCGCACACCGATTACAAGAACCTGATCAGTGCTTTTTTTCGTCCATTTTTTTTCGACAGCAAACAATGTTCCCGCCTCCGTTCTTTCCCATTCCGATTAAAGCCGATCAAGACAGCAGACCAGCTCTCTCTTAAATAATACCTTCTTTTTTGAGCACCTGTAAACTTTCTTCATCCATTCCGAATTCTCCTGCCAATACTTCTTCCGTATTTTCCCCCAGAACCGGAGGTGCTTGATCGATAGGCAAGGTTTCTTCGTTTGCTCGAATAGGGTTTCGTACGAATTTCACTTCCCCCAATGTTTCGTGTTCTCCTTTCTTCACCATTTCCCGGTGTTGAACTTGGGGATGTTCGAATACCTGCTCAATGTTATTTACGGCACCACATGGAACCCCGTGTTCGCTTAGCAGATCCTCCCATTCTGCCGCTGTTTTTTGTGCAAACACTTCTTCAAGCAGAGCACGGAGTTCGTCCCGATGTTCGATGCGGTCACGATTCGTTTGAAAGCGGTTGTCGTCCACCCATTCCGGATGCCCCATTACATTTGCCACCGCCGCGAACATCCGGTCATTGCCGGCAGCGATCATGATCGGATCATCCGCGCACTGGAATGTTTCATACGGCGTAATATTTCCGTGGGCGTTGCCCATTCGCTGAGTGATGTGATTTTTCAAAAGATAACTGCTGGCAATGTTCGCAAGCGAACTGACTTGCACATCTAAAAGAGAGAGGTCAACATGTTGCGCTTCTTGTTCCTGGTCACGAACCCTTAATGCACCCAACAGGCTGATCGCCACGTAATGGGACGTCATAATATCAGCGACGGGAATCCCTACCCGTGTAGGGTCTCCGTCTTTTTGCCCCGTAACATCCATTAATCCACTGACCGCCTGAATGACGGGATCATACCCCGGATGTTTATGCATAGGACCGGTTTGACCGTAGCCGGTAATGGAACAAAGAATGATGTCCGGCTTAATCGTTTTCAACCGTTCGTAACCAAGCCCAAGACGATCCAGCGTTCCGCTTTTAAAATTCTCAACGACAATATCAGCGGTTTTGACGAGCTTTTCAAAAATTTCCCTTCCTCTTTCTGTTTTTAAATGTAGCGTCATCGAGCGCTTATTCCGATTGGCAGCCATGTAGTAAGTGCTTTCTTCACCGACAAACGGATACCAATGACGAATGTCATCACTTCCGCCAGGCTGCTCCACTCGCAAAACATCCGCGCCCATATCGGCAAGAAGCATCGTTCCCAGCGGACCGGCAAGCACACGCGAAAGATCCAGTACTTTTACCCCTTTTAATGCGTTTTCCATTTTGATTTCCCCTTTCTCCATATAGAAAAAAGCGCCGAGCTTCATCGCGAATTGCGGCGCTTTCTTCATCATTGTCTCCCTGTTTGCAGGATTATTTCTACTCTTCAAATGGCCACGCGGGCAGCATTTCCCTCAACGGCTTATCTTCTGTTTCCCCAAGGGCATAACGGGCCTGCATCACGGTATGAATCTCTCGTGTTCCTTCATAGATCACCGGCGCTTTAGAATTCCGCAAGTAACGCTCGACCGGATACTCATTGGAATACCCATACGCCCCGTGGACTTGCACCGCGTCATTAGCTGCTTCATTGGCAAAATTGCAGGCTTGCCATTTTGCAAGTGATGTTTCCCGTGTGTTGCGGACCCCTTTATTTTTTAGCTCACCGGCTTTAAATACGAGCAACCGGCTCATTTGCAGGCCTGCTTCCATTTTCGCAATCATTTGCTGGACAAGCTGGTGTTTGCCGATTTCTTTTCCAAACGTCTTTCTTTCGTGGCAATACGCGACTGATGCCTCCAGGCTCGCCATGATCAATCCGCTTGCGCCTGCAGCTACCGTGAAGCGGCCGTTATCCAAGGCGGACATGGCAATCTTGAAGCCTTCGCCTTCTTCTCCAAGTAAGTTTTCTTTCGGGACTTTCACGTCATCAAAGAAAATTTCTCCAGTATTCCCGGCACGAATGCCCAGCTTTCCTTTGATCGCTTTCGAACTAAATCCTTGCCACTCCCGTTCCACGATAAAGGCGGAAATGCTGCTATGTTTCCCTTCTTTTTCCCCGGTATAAGCAAAGACGAGGAAATAATCGGCAACATCACATAACGAAATCCATGTTTTGGAGCCGTTCAGGATATAATAATCGCCTTCTTTCGTGGCGGTACTGTTCATCGCAGCCACATCCGAGCCAGCATTCGGTTCCGTCAAGCCGAATGCACCGACTTTTTCCCCGGAAGCAAGAGGTTGTAAATATTTTTGTTTTTGCTCTTCCGAGCCCCATTGCAGAATCGTCATACTATTCAAACCGGTGTGGACCGAAGCTGCCGTCCGAAAGGTTGTGTCTCCCCGCTCCAGCTCTTCGCAAACGATGGCAAGCGTATTATAATCCATGCCGCTTCCGCCGTATTTTTCCGGAATACAAATACCCATTAGGCCCAGCTCTGCCATTTTATCCAAAATGCTATGTTCAAAATGCCCTTGTGCATCCCATTCAGCTATATTCGGCATAATTTCGGCATCGACAAATTGGCGAACTGTCTTTTGTACCATTTGTTGCTCTTCCGTTAATGCAAAATCCATAACACATGCCCCTCTCCCTTAATAATCATGCAGAACGTTAGAATAACTTTGTTTTCAACCAAACATTGCGGCAAAGGCAAAGTTGTACTTATGCAGGTAAGAAAGTTGGTCTATATTTTTCTTACCTGCTAAAAAAAGCCAGTCTACTCCCTGTGAAGTAAACTGGCTTTTAACCTTAGAACCCATCCGGGCGTTGGATGAGATAAGATCTTAACAGTTCTTGATAAAAAGTCTATCATTGCAAGCGATTTCCGTCAACATGAACATTTAAAGAGCTTTTTGCGCTGTAGCATCTTTTGAGGTTAGGGATAAAAAAATAGAGCGGATGTTCCCCCGCAAAGTGAATGCTCTTAGCTCAAATTGAGCGAGACATACACAAAATTCCGATATGGATGTGTTTATCCCCTCCCAAAAGACATACGTCTCCTGTTGTCCACAAGGGGGATTTTTAAAAATCATGTTGTCTACATGTTTGCGGCCTAGGAAACAAGGCTCCGCATTTTTTCGGGTTGGCCTTCTTTCACTCGCCCCAAGGCTATCGCAAGCATGATGCCAAGGGCAAGCCCTGTTTTGTTCCCCATCTTTTTCAACCCGCGTGTCGTATGCTGTTCGAAACCGAAAGACACATCCAGACGGCTGTTCACGCGTTCCACAGAGGTTCGTTTTGCGTAGGCGTCCACCCAAGCATAACTCGTGCGGTCAATAGGGGTGAAGACACGACGATCTTCGTCGAGAGGGATGCGTAATCCCTTGGCGACCGGGCAATCGGCGGCCCCTTCACAGGTGATGCCGTATTGCTTGGCCGGGCAACGCTTTTTCAATGTTTCTCGATCCTTTTCAAACCCTCCATTGGTCATTTCTCGTCGGATTCCGGTGGTCGGACAATAGCAATAAACGGTGCCTTTAAAATCATGCGTCACATTTTCCTTATCCATCAGTTGGCGGGTTTCTTCCCCGTCTTTCCACATGTTCCGGATGTCAATGACCGGTTTGATCGTGTGGTCATCGAACAGTCGCTCCATAAGTTTTGTGTCGTCATAGCCACGATCACCGGCAAGGGTGTCTGCCTGCTCCAAGATCCAAGGACGTTCTTTTTCGAGCTCATCGACTAGATCATGACCGGCGTTAATATCCGGCTCCGACGCTTTCGTCACCGAATAAGCCACAGGGAGTTCATACACGGCATCAACGATCAGATGAATGTTGTACCCAAACCATTTCACGACCTTATTCCAAATCGCCCCATCTTCCTTTCGCCCCTTATACGCTTTTTTTCCAAAATCGGCATCGGTATCTCGACGGCCGTCTGGTTCGTCGTTTTTGGCATATCGGTTCGCAAACGATGATACCCCTTTCCCATCGATGGCCAGGGATCTCCCGAAATCCGGGACCAACTCATAGAGTTGTTCAACCAGCGTGTCAAAGATATGCTCGATCGCTTCTTCATGCTTTAAAAGCTTTTTCATAAACCGAGAATATGTGGATGCTGGCGGCACTTTCCCATCCTTGAGGCCGCACAAGTTTCGCAGTTGACCATTGCGGCTCAACTCCCGCCGTAGGGATTCCATCGATCCGTGTTCAAACACTACACCGGCAAGTATCGTGTTCCAAACGGCCCGAACAGGATAATCATCCCGCCCTTTGAAGCGCTTCTCTTCCAGCGTTTCCATGAGTGTCTCATCGGGCAAATAATCCAATACTAATCGTAAACGTTCTAAATCACCAAGATCTTCAATATCCGTCCACGAAAATAAATTCATTTGTGGTATAATAGCCATGCAGGTGAAACCTCCTCAGTGTTTGGTTGTTTTTGTCTATAACCATTTTAACGCACTGATGGCGCGGTTTTCACCTGTTTTTTGTATTTTGGGGTCGATATTTCCAAATCGGTAATTACAAGCTCCGCTAAGCCCCGTGAATCCGTTGGGTTTTGGGGGAAAATCTCTTTTTGCGTCCTATTCATCCCTTTCATGGCAAGTGTTTTGGGACAGCGCAATTAGCTCTTAAACAAACGTTTGATGAACAAATCATCCATTCCTCATGTACGTACCCGTACAAACAGTAACCGCCGGCCCTTTCATCCATACGTGATTGTCTTTCGACGACCACCTGATCGTCAAATCACCACCGGGCAAATGGACAACAATCGGTTCATCTCTTTTTAGTTTTCCATTTAATACAGCTGCCACAACTGCGGCGCAAGCACCGGTTCCGCACGCTTGCGTCACGCCGCTCCCGCGCTCCCAAACGGCAAAATCAATTTCCGACGGATTTTCGATGGAAATAAATTCAACATTTGTACCTTCCGGAAAAATATCTGCCTTCTCTACGAGAGGACCTACGGTTTCAAGCGGGGCATCTTCAAGTGTGTCCACAAAGAAGACAGCATGAGGATTTCCCATGGAGAGCGCGGTGAAGGTGTGATCAGCCCCATCGATATGTTCCGTCGCATCGATGACGTTCTCCTCGAGTGCGCCGTCCTTGCCGCGCATCGGCACGTCCTTTCGTTTAAGTCGGGGGGCTCCCATGTCGACCGTAACTTCAGAGACATCGCCATTTTCACTGGGATGAACGACAGATTCAACGATCCCTCCAAGCGTTTCTATGGAAAACTTATCGTCTTCGATGTATCGATGATCATAAACATATTTGGAAACACAACGCAAACCATTCCCGCAACTTTTTGCCTCCGAACCATCGCTGTTAAACACTCGCATTTTCACGTCCGCAACGTTCGAAGGAAGAATAAGAATCAAGCCGTCCGAACCGATACCGGTATACGGGTTCGCAACTTCGGACGCCAGATTAGGTAAACGCTCCTCATTCGGGATGCTTTCTTTAAAACCATCCACATAAATATAGCTATTACCAAGCCCATGCATTTTCGTAAACTTCACCGTCGGTCCATCCTCACTTTCGCAACCGTTCCGTAGCCCAAAAATAATCGTTATCTGCTTCGGCGATTGTTATTTTATATTGGCAACAAGGCATGATGATATCGGTCTTCACCCCATCAAAAGCATCTTCTAATTGTTTTTTCTTCATATAGGTGAGCACATTTTCAGCGTCGCAATTCGGACATTCCTCAAAATAAATATCATCTTGAATCCGTTCATAAGGCCACGTATTTTCGAAAGGAAGTAACTTCATCGTGATTCCCTCCTTTCTGACAGTATAGCGAAATCATCACTGACGTCAATTATTTCGTGTCTTATTTCCCGGGAAATAGTAGAATTTTGTATAAAATACTCGCAAAATT harbors:
- a CDS encoding DUF3870 domain-containing protein, whose translation is MATEHTCFIAGHAKLPQGMAAKSVFDSLTITAEVDREHGVILEASCTLATDHGRQYIHDLLKGISLKTGLDEAEALIARQYKGKATNALLAAVLDLHRQYEAMQEGSVET
- a CDS encoding leucyl aminopeptidase produces the protein MFAVEKKWTKKSTDQVLVIGVREEDDELPEELEKGSKSMVAALNKQWTDGAIKSKEAEVTNMTVLDDGEHLQQLIFVGLGSDGDRTFADLKDAFGAAVKAVHDQKAVKVGVLLDTFCAQEAGFDEEVVTQAWSDAALTAPYRFDIYKTKKEEQRNFTYTIYIQSGESEAVRTGIHQGRAFGQGVNLARTLVNIPANDLTPAALAEEAEALANRHEKVSAEILDINELRSLGMHALLAVNRGSDQPAQMIILRYQGEETWGNPLAFVGKGITFDSGGYSIKPGHGMKTMKSDMGGAGAVLGAFEAIGQMQPQKNVMAVIPATENLINGSAMKPGDVLQTFDGQTIEVNNTDAEGRLILADGVAYARHLGAGKIVDISTLTGACVVALGDVMTGALSNDDALYEVFEKSAEEAGEHVWRFPTHPRYEEMVRSSDVADLNNAPGREAGTITAGLFIGSFIHGLPWIHLDVAGTAYLERETPLGPKGGTGVMVRTLATLAQQGEDNYGD
- a CDS encoding CaiB/BaiF CoA transferase family protein; translation: MMKKAPQFAMKLGAFFYMEKGEIKMENALKGVKVLDLSRVLAGPLGTMLLADMGADVLRVEQPGGSDDIRHWYPFVGEESTYYMAANRNKRSMTLHLKTERGREIFEKLVKTADIVVENFKSGTLDRLGLGYERLKTIKPDIILCSITGYGQTGPMHKHPGYDPVIQAVSGLMDVTGQKDGDPTRVGIPVADIMTSHYVAISLLGALRVRDQEQEAQHVDLSLLDVQVSSLANIASSYLLKNHITQRMGNAHGNITPYETFQCADDPIMIAAGNDRMFAAVANVMGHPEWVDDNRFQTNRDRIEHRDELRALLEEVFAQKTAAEWEDLLSEHGVPCGAVNNIEQVFEHPQVQHREMVKKGEHETLGEVKFVRNPIRANEETLPIDQAPPVLGENTEEVLAGEFGMDEESLQVLKKEGII
- a CDS encoding acyl-CoA dehydrogenase family protein, translated to MDFALTEEQQMVQKTVRQFVDAEIMPNIAEWDAQGHFEHSILDKMAELGLMGICIPEKYGGSGMDYNTLAIVCEELERGDTTFRTAASVHTGLNSMTILQWGSEEQKQKYLQPLASGEKVGAFGLTEPNAGSDVAAMNSTATKEGDYYILNGSKTWISLCDVADYFLVFAYTGEKEGKHSSISAFIVEREWQGFSSKAIKGKLGIRAGNTGEIFFDDVKVPKENLLGEEGEGFKIAMSALDNGRFTVAAGASGLIMASLEASVAYCHERKTFGKEIGKHQLVQQMIAKMEAGLQMSRLLVFKAGELKNKGVRNTRETSLAKWQACNFANEAANDAVQVHGAYGYSNEYPVERYLRNSKAPVIYEGTREIHTVMQARYALGETEDKPLREMLPAWPFEE
- a CDS encoding transposase; amino-acid sequence: MAIIPQMNLFSWTDIEDLGDLERLRLVLDYLPDETLMETLEEKRFKGRDDYPVRAVWNTILAGVVFEHGSMESLRRELSRNGQLRNLCGLKDGKVPPASTYSRFMKKLLKHEEAIEHIFDTLVEQLYELVPDFGRSLAIDGKGVSSFANRYAKNDEPDGRRDTDADFGKKAYKGRKEDGAIWNKVVKWFGYNIHLIVDAVYELPVAYSVTKASEPDINAGHDLVDELEKERPWILEQADTLAGDRGYDDTKLMERLFDDHTIKPVIDIRNMWKDGEETRQLMDKENVTHDFKGTVYCYCPTTGIRREMTNGGFEKDRETLKKRCPAKQYGITCEGAADCPVAKGLRIPLDEDRRVFTPIDRTSYAWVDAYAKRTSVERVNSRLDVSFGFEQHTTRGLKKMGNKTGLALGIMLAIALGRVKEGQPEKMRSLVS
- the dapF gene encoding diaminopimelate epimerase, which codes for MHGLGNSYIYVDGFKESIPNEERLPNLASEVANPYTGIGSDGLILILPSNVADVKMRVFNSDGSEAKSCGNGLRCVSKYVYDHRYIEDDKFSIETLGGIVESVVHPSENGDVSEVTVDMGAPRLKRKDVPMRGKDGALEENVIDATEHIDGADHTFTALSMGNPHAVFFVDTLEDAPLETVGPLVEKADIFPEGTNVEFISIENPSEIDFAVWERGSGVTQACGTGACAAVVAAVLNGKLKRDEPIVVHLPGGDLTIRWSSKDNHVWMKGPAVTVCTGTYMRNG